The following are from one region of the Pseudohongiella spirulinae genome:
- a CDS encoding mechanosensitive ion channel family protein yields the protein MPEIPPDMSQWLDEHVWVYTLTSVFILLAAAWLSNFISKRILVNGLMRLLNAPTAGPGEFDRFDFIPRLANVIPALVITFGIRFVPDLPEAVVTVVLNVANAFIVLTLAMALSGVLDMVNHVYSQRADALNRPIKGYLQVVKIVIYAIAVLLMIATLLDRSPLILLSGLGALAAVLMLVFQDTILSLVASVQITSNDMIRVGDWIEMPQLNADGDVIDIALHTVKVQNWDKTITTIPTKRFISDSFKNWRGMQEAGGRRIKRPVFLDQNSVRFLTEEEKQRLSGIALLSDYLNSKQKEIDDWNARLADQGKVPANTRRITNLGTFRAYVVNYLRHHPRLRQDLTQIVRHLAPGPEGLPVEVYCFTNTTAWVEYEGIQSDIFDHLLSILPEFGLRVFQVPSGVDMREWAAGAGRSMTQETNHD from the coding sequence ATGCCTGAAATACCACCAGATATGTCGCAGTGGCTGGACGAGCATGTGTGGGTTTACACGCTGACATCGGTGTTTATTCTGCTGGCGGCGGCCTGGCTGTCCAATTTTATTAGCAAACGCATATTGGTCAACGGCCTGATGCGCCTGCTGAACGCGCCCACTGCAGGGCCGGGTGAGTTTGATCGCTTCGACTTCATCCCCCGACTGGCCAATGTCATTCCTGCCCTGGTCATCACGTTTGGCATCCGTTTTGTGCCTGATTTGCCGGAGGCCGTGGTTACCGTTGTGCTGAACGTGGCCAATGCGTTTATTGTGCTGACGTTGGCCATGGCCCTGTCAGGTGTACTGGACATGGTTAACCATGTTTACAGTCAGCGGGCGGATGCGCTGAACCGGCCAATCAAGGGTTATCTGCAGGTCGTCAAAATTGTCATCTACGCGATTGCGGTGCTGCTGATGATTGCGACCTTGCTGGATCGCTCACCGCTGATTCTGCTGTCAGGCCTGGGTGCACTGGCGGCCGTCTTGATGCTGGTCTTCCAGGATACCATTCTGTCACTGGTCGCCAGTGTACAAATTACCTCAAACGACATGATCCGGGTGGGTGACTGGATCGAAATGCCGCAATTGAATGCTGATGGTGATGTGATTGATATCGCGCTGCACACGGTCAAGGTGCAGAACTGGGATAAAACGATAACCACCATCCCTACGAAGCGCTTTATTTCGGATTCCTTCAAGAATTGGCGTGGCATGCAGGAAGCTGGCGGTCGGCGCATCAAGCGCCCGGTGTTCCTTGATCAGAACTCAGTGCGCTTCTTGACTGAAGAAGAAAAGCAGCGACTCAGCGGCATAGCGCTGTTAAGCGACTATCTGAACAGTAAACAAAAAGAAATTGATGACTGGAACGCCAGGCTGGCCGATCAGGGCAAAGTGCCTGCCAATACCCGGCGCATTACCAATCTGGGGACTTTCCGTGCGTATGTGGTGAACTATTTGCGACACCACCCGCGTCTGCGGCAGGATCTGACCCAGATTGTCAGACATCTGGCGCCGGGCCCAGAAGGCCTGCCTGTCGAGGTATATTGCTTCACCAATACCACCGCCTGGGTGGAATATGAGGGCATACAGTCAGATATCTTTGACCATTTACTGTCTATACTGCCAGAATTCGGGCTGCGCGTATTCCAGGTGCCCAGCGGGGTTGATATGCGCGAATGGGCGGCCGGAGCAGGCCGATCAATGACTCAGGAAACTAACCATGATTGA
- a CDS encoding disulfide bond formation protein B, producing the protein MIDRLLALMPNSRLLNLLIFLATALIIGAALYMEHVMLLEPCGLCITQRVFVVLAGLVCLAAAIHNPAAKGRRNYAFGAAAMCVTGSYFAIRQIWLTYLPEDQVPACGPGFSYMLDNFPLMDTLNFLLRGDGNCAEVSWRFLGIFSIPELALMGFVALFALCMFQAFRQEA; encoded by the coding sequence ATGATTGACAGACTGCTGGCATTGATGCCGAACTCACGACTGCTTAACCTGCTGATCTTTCTGGCGACTGCGCTGATCATCGGCGCCGCGCTTTACATGGAGCATGTGATGCTTCTGGAGCCCTGCGGTCTGTGTATTACCCAGCGCGTATTTGTTGTGCTGGCAGGGCTGGTGTGTCTCGCCGCCGCCATTCATAACCCGGCCGCAAAGGGGCGACGCAATTACGCCTTTGGTGCGGCAGCCATGTGTGTGACCGGGAGTTATTTCGCCATACGGCAGATCTGGCTCACATACCTGCCAGAAGATCAGGTGCCTGCCTGCGGGCCCGGCTTCAGCTACATGCTGGATAACTTTCCGTTGATGGACACGCTGAACTTTCTGCTCAGAGGCGACGGTAACTGTGCGGAAGTGAGCTGGCGCTTTTTGGGCATTTTCTCGATACCCGAGCTGGCGCTGATGGGTTTTGTTGCACTGTTTGCTCTGTGCATGTTCCAGGCATTCCGTCAGGAAGCATAA
- the gshA gene encoding glutamate--cysteine ligase, whose protein sequence is MSDSLHASLNRFALPEFKSDWANINRGIEKESLRVTREGRLAQTAHPRALGSALTHPYITTDYSEALVELITPVSDSISGTLDFLEDLHKYVYDNLPDGERLWVASMPCLIESNDQIPLARYGSSNMGQLKTLYREGLGHRYGRLMQTIAGIHYNFSMPESFWAEYKDMLGSTEDLQTFRTRKYLHLIRNFHRYSWLLVYLFGASPAVSKCFTQGRDHQLDDFDEATLYKPYATCLRMGDLGYRSDAQRSIYVCYNDLNNYIDSLYNALITPYPEYEQIGMQRNGHRLQINTNLLQLENEFYATIRPKRVGGAGKRPLQLLKEGGIQYIEVRALDLNPFLPLGIDAEQIHFLDAFLMYCLFSDSPACDERENQEIEQNLSLTVNRGREPGLQLHRQGTKIALQEWAQVLINDIQHSADLLDHAHRTSAYTRSLETQLGKVKDSSRTPSARILQTMRESGIPFCRFAMRESERTQQAFNDDCIDPQRLSEFQAASRESWDEQAASEASDELSFDEFLTRWNDYHL, encoded by the coding sequence TTGAGCGACTCATTGCATGCATCTCTGAATCGTTTTGCGCTGCCGGAATTCAAGTCCGACTGGGCCAACATCAATCGCGGTATTGAAAAGGAAAGTCTGCGCGTCACCCGCGAAGGGCGTCTGGCGCAGACTGCCCACCCGCGAGCCCTGGGTTCAGCGCTGACACACCCTTATATCACGACGGATTATTCAGAGGCGCTGGTCGAACTGATCACACCAGTGTCTGATTCCATCAGCGGCACACTGGATTTTCTGGAAGATCTGCACAAATACGTTTACGACAATCTGCCCGACGGCGAGCGGCTGTGGGTGGCCAGCATGCCATGTCTGATTGAAAGCAATGATCAGATACCCCTGGCTCGTTACGGCAGCTCCAACATGGGTCAATTAAAGACCCTGTACCGAGAGGGACTGGGGCATCGCTACGGTCGGCTCATGCAGACCATTGCCGGCATTCACTACAATTTTTCCATGCCCGAGTCATTCTGGGCTGAATACAAGGATATGCTGGGTTCCACGGAGGATTTACAAACTTTCAGAACCCGCAAATACCTGCATCTGATCCGCAACTTTCACCGTTACTCGTGGTTGCTGGTCTATCTGTTCGGTGCCTCGCCAGCGGTCAGCAAATGCTTTACCCAGGGACGCGATCATCAGCTGGATGATTTTGATGAGGCAACGCTTTATAAACCTTATGCCACCTGTCTGCGTATGGGTGATCTGGGGTACCGAAGCGATGCTCAGCGATCGATCTATGTGTGTTACAACGACCTGAACAACTATATCGACAGCCTGTATAACGCCCTGATTACACCCTACCCGGAATACGAACAGATAGGCATGCAGCGCAATGGCCACCGCCTGCAGATCAACACCAATCTGTTACAGCTTGAAAATGAGTTCTACGCCACCATCCGTCCCAAACGAGTCGGCGGTGCGGGTAAGCGTCCACTGCAATTGCTGAAAGAAGGCGGTATTCAATATATAGAAGTGCGGGCACTGGACTTGAACCCGTTCCTGCCCTTGGGCATTGATGCCGAGCAGATCCACTTTCTGGATGCCTTCCTGATGTACTGCCTGTTCTCCGACAGCCCGGCCTGCGATGAGCGGGAGAATCAGGAGATCGAACAGAACCTTTCGCTGACCGTTAATCGTGGCCGGGAGCCAGGACTGCAATTGCATCGTCAGGGAACCAAAATCGCGCTGCAGGAATGGGCGCAGGTATTGATTAACGACATCCAGCACAGTGCTGATCTTCTTGATCATGCACACAGGACCAGTGCCTATACCCGATCGTTGGAAACTCAGCTTGGCAAGGTCAAAGACAGCAGCCGCACTCCGTCGGCCCGCATTCTTCAGACTATGCGCGAATCCGGCATCCCTTTCTGTCGCTTCGCCATGCGCGAATCAGAACGCACCCAGCAGGCGTTTAACGATGATTGCATCGACCCGCAGAGGCTGTCCGAATTCCAGGCCGCGAGCCGGGAATCGTGGGATGAGCAGGCCGCCAGTGAAGCCAGTGATGAATTGAGCTTTGACGAGTTTCTTACCCGCTGGAACGACTACCACCTGTAA